GGCATCAGCTTCTCGATCGGCTTGATGACCTCCGAGTGTATCGCTGGCCACTCATCTTCCAACAGCAACGCAATGGGATTCTTCTCGTCTCCTGCATACGCCTGCTCAAGCTTCTCTAACAGCGGAGCGACCAAGGTCATCCCCGCTTCCAAGCGAGCCCGCGCTTCCTGCGCTTCTTCACTCAGATCGCTGGACAAGGGTTGGGTGCGAAACTCTTCCCACAATCGGGGGAGTTCTTTCTTGACATCTTTCAGATGATTCGCTGAGCCAACGAACGGCAAGTGTCCAAGCACCACGCCTGCCATACGGAACCGCACATCCTTAAAGTTACTGTGCAGTTCCTGGAGTAAGGCAAGCGACACTACGCTGTCATGGTACACACGATCTAACGCCCGTACGCCTTGACGGGCGGTAAAAATTGCCACGCTGCCAAGCAGGGCCAAGCTCAGAATGCCGAGCATCATGACCGCATAGAGACGATCACGAATACTGAGCGTGTTCCGTGAAGTGGTCCGCAGAGCACTGAGACACAGTGCCCCCATCGACCCAACCACGGAGAGCCACGCTCGCATCCGAGAGGTGGTGGGTGGTATTGGCATGCAAGTGAGAGGTGGAAGGAAAAACTATTCCGTTGGATAGTGCTTATCTTCCCAGGCAGGTATGCCGTCCCTAAACCAGTGAACCTGGGTGTACCCGGCTTTGATAGCCTCCGTTGCTCCCTTGTAGCTTTTCCAGCATGGTGAGCCGTTGCAATAAAATACTAACGACTTGTTCTTGTCTAACGGTAGTCCGCCGACATTGAACGAATCCTCTGAGTCAACTTTCGACACCCGAGCGAACTTCTCTTTATACGGAACGTTGATTGCCCCTTTGATATGTTTTTCCGCGTACTCAGAGGCCACACGCGTATCGACAAAGGAAGTCCCATTATCATACAGGGCTTTGGCCTTCTCAGCAGAGACCATGGTGCCTCCAGGTATTCTCTGGGGGGTCTCCTCAACAGCCAACGCAGGCTGAGTCGAGAGGGACAAGAACAGGCTCAAAGCGGTTGCGACGCACAAGGTTTTCACCATAACCTCTCCTTTCTTTTTCAAAAAAGTCACAGAAAGTTGGCCAATTCGTCTCGCAAGTTGAATCGGCTCTGAAGAGGCAGGCTTTAATACGAAAACCTTGAGTCGAGAGCGCTCATCTGTGTCAAAATTTTGACAATGACTTCGCAGTATGCAAACGAGGATTCGCAAACAGGAAGGCTCTATATTGGGGAAAGCCAGCATTCGGGAGCATGCAGACGTACCTGCGGATATGTCTCCTGAATGCCAGGTTTTATGATACTCGGACAGAACAATACGACTACTCCTGATCTTCAAAATCACTACGCTCGTAGCGTCCGGAAAAATGCCCGTACGTCTTTCACGAGTTGCTCGGGCTCTTCTGCATGCGCGAAGTGACCACCTGCGGTCATGATGCTCCAGTGCTTGAGATTGTAATACTGCTCAGCCCAACGCCTCGGTGGGAGTAACAATTCCTTCGGAAAGATCGCAACTCCCGTCGGGGCTTCGACCACCGGCGATCGATTATGCGCCGGGGTCCACGGACGATGCCGCGCTTCGTAGTAGTAACGCACCGAAGTCACAAAACTCTCTGTGACCCAATAGATCATCAGCGTCGTAAGCAGGTCGTCTTTGGAAAAGCGCTTTTCCACATTGCCACCACAGTCGCTCCAGTTGCGTCGTCGCTCGACAATCCACGCGGCTAAAGCAGCCGGTGAATCGTGCATGCCATACGCCAGCGTCTGTGGATCAGCCGTTTGCACTGCAAGGTGACTTGAGATGGTTGGCGCAGCTTCTTGCATACGCGCATACCATTTCTTCTCATCAGGGGCGTAATCACTCTCGGCTGGCAGTGAGCGCTTGGTAATAAAGTCTAACGCCACAGCAAGATTGACATGAATGCCGATCAGCGCCTGCGGATATTGATGTCCGAGTTGCGTGGTGACGATTGCTCCCCAATCCCCACCTTGCGCAGCAAACTTTTTGTAACCGAGCACATCTTGCATCAGCTTCACCCACAGGTCCGCCGTGCGCCAGAAGTTGATGCCTGGTGTCGTCAGCGGCGTAGAAAAGCCGTAGCCGGGCAGTGATGGCACAACGACATCAAACGCATCCGCAGGGTCGCCACCAAACGCCGCAGGGTCAGCCAGCGGGCGAATGATTTTGCGTAAATCCCAGAACGTCCACGGCCACCCATGCGTCAGAATAAGCGGGATTGGCTTTGGACCTTTACCTGGTTCGTGAATGAAATGAATAGGCACATCTTCAATGGTGACCTTATAATTGGCGAAGGTGTTCATCTCCGTTTCGTGCTTGCGCCAGTCGTAGCCGTCACGCCAGTAGGCGACGAGTTCTTTCAAGTAGGCGGCGTTAGCGCCATACTGCCAATTGTCATTGGCAAAATCATTCGGCCAGCGTATGCGCGAGAGGCGCTCGCGCAGGTCCGTAAGGGTTGATTCGGGGATCGCGATAGTGAATGGAGTTTTTTGCATACAGATCTCCTTTATTAGCTGCGTTTGGATTACCTAGAGCTTTGGATAGATGCGACGATGGCGAGCACAGCCCGCCCTACCTGAAGCCCACGAGGTTACGTAGGGCGGGCTGTGCCCGCCACGAGCGCCACCAATCCCATAGTTTGGGGAATGTAGCACAGAGGAAGCTTAATGATCGTGGAGTTTAAGCCCAGCCCGCTCCCAGCGCACTGTAGCGACACGCCCAAGCCCAGACTCCGTAATGTACAACGTTCGATAATCCTCACCACCAAAGCAACAGTTCGTAAGTCGACGATCTTCAACGGTAACCAGTGAGAGCGGTTTCCCATCAGGCGCATGCACCGACACCACGCCACCATTATGCGCACAAATCAACATATTTCCCGCTTCATCCACGCACATGCCATCCGGCGCTGCGGGTTGGGGTACCGTGGTCAACAGTGCGGAGATTGGCCAGGAGCGTGGTGCTCCAGAACGTGCGCCAGCGTCAACCTGCCCAAGCACGCCAGGACTTTCAATGGGAATGCCCCACACGCGGCTGGTCAGCGACTCCAAAACAATGAGGGTCTTCTCATCGTGACTCAAGGCAATGCCATTAGGTAACAGGAAGAGATACTGCATACGTTTCACTGAGCTGCCATCGCGGCGCGCGTAGTACAGATGACCAAATTTGGTGCCGTCACGCGTCAACGGACCTGGGTCAGTGAAGTAAAACCCACCGTGCGCATCCATCACCAAATCGTTCGGTCCTTGAAACGGCTGGCCGTCACAGTTGGCATACAAGGTTTCGACCTTCCCCTGTGGATCGATACGCTGGATATAGCCAGGATTCTTCCCGCCGTTATTGGTGACGTAGAGATAGCCATCAGGGCCGAGCGCTGCGCCATTCGGAGCACCGCCAGTCTCGGCAAAGGTACGTTTCTTCCCATCTGGTGCAATCGCGGTAATGCGACCGCCACCAATTTCCGTCACATAGAGTGTCCCATCCGGCCCCCAAACCGGACCTTCGGGAAACCGTAATCCATCAGTGAGAACTTGTGGTGTCATATTCTCTCTCCTGACACGTACATATGCTGATGTCGAGGCGGAGTCTATCGCAGGTAAGGGCAGGACGGCAATGAAAAAAGGAGTCGTATGAGAGATGCATACCCAAGTACAGAGTTGACATGACGATGTTCTTGCGATGTCATGCGCAAACGCTATGAGACACCGGCGGTTATTCTTCATCTTTTCCTTTTTTCTTGGAGTTTTCGTTTTCAGCACAGGAAGCGTTCACGGTCAGTATGAGGTAGAAGAAAAATCCCCAGTTTGGGTGCGCGGCTTGTTCGATTTCCGTATCGCTGGCGGCAGCAAAGCTCCAAGCTGGACAGACCGTGGCCCTGGGAAACTTCGCTATGGAGGACGATCGACAGCAACTGGCTTTGACCACGTTACACGGCTCGCCGTCGCTCAGCTCGCATTTGAAATAGGC
The Deltaproteobacteria bacterium DNA segment above includes these coding regions:
- a CDS encoding rhodanese-like domain-containing protein, encoding MLAFPNIEPSCLRILVCILRSHCQNFDTDERSRLKVFVLKPASSEPIQLARRIGQLSVTFLKKKGEVMVKTLCVATALSLFLSLSTQPALAVEETPQRIPGGTMVSAEKAKALYDNGTSFVDTRVASEYAEKHIKGAINVPYKEKFARVSKVDSEDSFNVGGLPLDKNKSLVFYCNGSPCWKSYKGATEAIKAGYTQVHWFRDGIPAWEDKHYPTE
- a CDS encoding epoxide hydrolase, whose product is MQKTPFTIAIPESTLTDLRERLSRIRWPNDFANDNWQYGANAAYLKELVAYWRDGYDWRKHETEMNTFANYKVTIEDVPIHFIHEPGKGPKPIPLILTHGWPWTFWDLRKIIRPLADPAAFGGDPADAFDVVVPSLPGYGFSTPLTTPGINFWRTADLWVKLMQDVLGYKKFAAQGGDWGAIVTTQLGHQYPQALIGIHVNLAVALDFITKRSLPAESDYAPDEKKWYARMQEAAPTISSHLAVQTADPQTLAYGMHDSPAALAAWIVERRRNWSDCGGNVEKRFSKDDLLTTLMIYWVTESFVTSVRYYYEARHRPWTPAHNRSPVVEAPTGVAIFPKELLLPPRRWAEQYYNLKHWSIMTAGGHFAHAEEPEQLVKDVRAFFRTLRA
- a CDS encoding SMP-30/gluconolactonase/LRE family protein, whose translation is MKNNRRCLIAFAHDIARTSSCQLCTWVCISHTTPFFIAVLPLPAIDSASTSAYVRVRRENMTPQVLTDGLRFPEGPVWGPDGTLYVTEIGGGRITAIAPDGKKRTFAETGGAPNGAALGPDGYLYVTNNGGKNPGYIQRIDPQGKVETLYANCDGQPFQGPNDLVMDAHGGFYFTDPGPLTRDGTKFGHLYYARRDGSSVKRMQYLFLLPNGIALSHDEKTLIVLESLTSRVWGIPIESPGVLGQVDAGARSGAPRSWPISALLTTVPQPAAPDGMCVDEAGNMLICAHNGGVVSVHAPDGKPLSLVTVEDRRLTNCCFGGEDYRTLYITESGLGRVATVRWERAGLKLHDH